In a genomic window of Aeromonas veronii:
- a CDS encoding U32 family peptidase, protein MQFSLGPLLFYWPKADTEAFYHAAADSQADIIYLGETVCSKRRELKVDDWTALARQVASSGKQVVLSTLALISAPSELKEVKRLVDNGDLMVEANDLGTVQLAREAGIPFVCGPAINAYNADVLRMLLKQGMKRWVMPVELSRDWLIQLNQDLGPLRDQFEVEVFAYGHLPLAYSARCFTARSLDKPKDNCELACINYPTGRLANSREGQRVFNLNGIQTQSGYCYNLGNELAGMEGLVDVVRLSPQGMETLEMLARFKANQQGQAPLPLQQGSDCNGYWRQIPGMSLVK, encoded by the coding sequence ATGCAATTTTCTCTCGGGCCTCTGCTCTTCTACTGGCCTAAAGCCGATACCGAAGCCTTTTACCATGCCGCGGCCGACAGCCAAGCCGACATCATCTATCTGGGGGAGACCGTCTGCAGCAAGCGGCGCGAACTCAAAGTTGACGACTGGACTGCGCTGGCCCGTCAGGTGGCCAGCTCCGGCAAACAGGTGGTGCTCTCGACCCTCGCCCTCATCTCCGCCCCCTCCGAGCTCAAGGAGGTGAAGCGGCTGGTCGACAATGGCGATCTGATGGTCGAAGCCAACGATCTCGGTACGGTACAACTCGCCAGGGAGGCAGGTATCCCGTTTGTCTGCGGCCCCGCCATCAACGCCTATAACGCCGATGTGCTGCGCATGCTGCTCAAACAGGGGATGAAACGCTGGGTCATGCCGGTGGAGCTCTCCCGTGACTGGCTGATCCAGCTCAATCAGGATCTGGGTCCCCTGCGCGACCAATTTGAGGTAGAGGTGTTTGCCTACGGCCATCTGCCGCTTGCCTACTCGGCGCGCTGCTTCACCGCCCGCTCCCTCGACAAGCCCAAGGACAACTGCGAGCTTGCCTGCATCAACTACCCCACCGGGCGACTGGCTAACAGCCGCGAGGGGCAGCGGGTGTTCAATCTCAACGGGATCCAGACCCAATCCGGCTACTGTTACAACCTGGGTAACGAGCTGGCCGGCATGGAAGGTCTGGTGGATGTGGTCAGACTCTCGCCACAAGGGATGGAAACGCTGGAGATGCTGGCCCGCTTCAAAGCCAACCAGCAGGGCCAGGCTCCTCTCCCCCTGCAACAAGGGAGCGACTGCAACGGCTACTGGCGCCAGATCCCCGGCATGAGTCTGGTGAAATAA